A DNA window from Bradyrhizobium barranii subsp. barranii contains the following coding sequences:
- a CDS encoding DUF3551 domain-containing protein — MARRRSRNLGRTVARGPLHRTSRARIARPRIFARSLRNKPAPRAFHSVRSHVARRNGRSVMGKAQFVLGTIVLVWLAGGSPARADYDYAWCIQNSEYGYPGDCSYQTREQCQMSASGRKGYCAQNPAQVAVRPPLQPSLRGRYVRPY, encoded by the coding sequence CGCACCGTCGCGCGCGGCCCGTTGCACCGTACTAGCCGCGCGCGCATTGCGCGGCCGCGTATTTTTGCGCGATCGCTCCGGAATAAACCGGCTCCGCGAGCCTTTCACTCTGTGAGGTCGCATGTCGCGCGGCGAAATGGGAGGTCGGTCATGGGCAAGGCGCAATTTGTGCTGGGCACCATAGTCCTTGTGTGGCTCGCTGGCGGGAGCCCGGCGCGCGCGGACTATGATTACGCGTGGTGCATTCAGAACTCGGAATACGGCTATCCCGGCGACTGCTCCTATCAGACCCGCGAGCAGTGTCAGATGAGCGCGTCGGGCCGCAAGGGCTATTGCGCGCAAAATCCTGCCCAGGTGGCCGTACGGCCTCCGCTTCAGCCGTCACTACGCGGTCGGTACGTTCGTCCGTACTAG